TTTGGAGCAATAATTCCAGGATTGTAATTTCTTATTGTTTCCAATATTTGACCGGAACTCGAGTATATATTAATTCTGGAATAACTTGAAACAACAAACTTATTATTGCAGACTTTGAAAGATCTTTTAGGTTCTAAATTGCTGAAATCCAAAACTTTCCACGAATTATTTTGTTTGATAAAAATTGTATCGTCAGCCCATTGCGGTTTGACAATATTTGCAATAATGCTATTGTCGATTATAGCAACAAAATTGTATTCTGCGTTGGGTTCATTAAGACTTAAATCAGCTTTCCAATTGTTGAAATATGCCAAGTTGGAACTTGCATCTGCAGTGAGTAAACCCGCTTCGGTGGCAGCATAAAACTTATTTTCAATATCCGAAAAATCTATATCGTAAACATTAATTTGCGAACCTTCGGAACCGATATAATAGGTATCTCTAATTTCTTCACGTTCAATGTCGAGAACTACAATACCAAATCCGCAAGCCAAATACGCATTTTTGTCTTTTATGAAAATAGAATTTATTGTCTTGTTGCCTAAAATGCTTTTTCTGTAAATGTCCGATATATTGATAATTCTATCATTTTTTATTATATCGATGTTGGTGTTGCTATATGCAACTACGACACTGTTTAGCTGTTTGCAAAGAGCTATATCGCTTATGTTAATATCCGAAAGTCCGCCAGCCATAACTTTGTTTAGTCGCCTTATGGAATTGTCGTTATTGTCGTATATCATTATGCTGTACGGAGTTGCAGCGTATATTTGAGCATCTTTTTGCAAAACAGATTTCACGCTGTTGTACGGGAAATGGTCGCGCCATAAGCCATAGTCAACAGTTTGAGAATTAATTTGAAATGAAAATGCTGATATTAAAAAAAACGCCATTATGGCATGTTTCTTCTGTTTGAGTGTGCGTAGTATTTGCGTGTACATAAAATAATATTTGTAGAAGTTTACTAGCTTTATGCGTTAAAATCATTAATTAGATAACTCTGTAAATCGAATAATATTATATTCCGATGTCAAATTTTCAAAACAATTTTACGCTAAGCATAGTTTTACAAAGGTAATTATTTTCTTCAATTAGATTAACCGTTTTTTTGAGCAGTTTGTTTTCAATCATTGCCTTTAGCCTTTAGCCTTTAGCCCTTAGCCCTTAGCTTTTAGTCCTAAGCTAACAGCTAACGGCTAATAGCCAAAAGCCAATAGCAAAAGCAACTTCGCAATAAAAGATATTTATCGAGCAACAATAATTTTTAATATATCATTAATTTGTTTTGCAAAACAATTGGAATATTTACCTTTGCAGTACGTATAAAAAGTAAAGATTTTTCAATGGCAATAATATATAATTCAAGAGAAGTAACCGTAGGTAATTGCATAATTGGTGGCAATAATCCGATTGTAATACAGTCGATGACAAATACCAACACCAACGATATTGATGCAACAGTCAATCAGTGCGAAAGTTTATTCAATTCGGGATGTGAAATTGTACGCATTACAACACAAGGTTTGCGTGAAGTAAAATCTTTTTCGGAGATAAAGAAAGTACTTAGAAGTAAAGGCTTTAATCAACCTTTAGTAGCCGATGTTCATTTTAGTTCAAAAGTTGCTGAAGCTGCCGCTTATGTTGCCGATAAGGTCAGAATAAACCCTGGCAATTACGCAGGTAAAGCATCAAGCAAGCTACAATACACTGATAAAGAGTACAATTTGGAATTGGAAATGATTTCCG
This portion of the Lentimicrobiaceae bacterium genome encodes:
- the ispG gene encoding (E)-4-hydroxy-3-methylbut-2-enyl-diphosphate synthase; its protein translation is MAIIYNSREVTVGNCIIGGNNPIVIQSMTNTNTNDIDATVNQCESLFNSGCEIVRITTQGLREVKSFSEIKKVLRSKGFNQPLVADVHFSSKVAEAAAYVADKVRINPGNYAGKASSKLQYTDKEYNLELEMISDKILPLIKVCEQNGTAIRVGVNHGSLSRRILERYGNTSTGMVQSASEFANMFYQYGFHNLIFSLKASNVNIMIEAYEKLVEAFDKKSFNYPLHLGVTEAGDGVDAIVKSSVGIGYLLDKNIGDTIRV